Proteins encoded by one window of Brevibacterium atlanticum:
- the recQ gene encoding DNA helicase RecQ — protein MTSSATTSPLDVLHDVFGYEEFRGQQGAIVDQVVGGGDAVVLMPTGGGKSLCYQIPALVRPGTGIVISPLIALMADQVAALENLGVRAAYLNSSLDFEEADRVEQQLLDGELDLLYLAPERLVLSRTMQLLQRAPISLFAIDEAHCVSQWGHDFRSDYLGLGVLAERFPDVPRIALTATATPATHAELTERLHLQGAEHFVASFDRPNITYRIEPKASARSQLLSFITTEHPGDSGIVYCLSRRGVDQLAEALAARGITALPYHAGLPAEVRTENQARFLREDGIVMVATIAFGMGIDKPDVRFVAHLDLPRSVEGYYQETGRAGRDGLPADAWMVYGLGDVVSQRRLIESGEGDQAHKRRSMSHLDSMLALCETVDCRRVQLLRYFDEESGPCGNCDTCLTPPTTWDATVAVQKLLSTVIRLDRERGQRFGAGQVIDVLRGNDNDRSRASDHASLSVWGVGEDLSESQWKTVIRQSLARGLLESHGDYGVLVLGPAADPVLRGETTVSMRVDSVKKSGSKKARRGGAEVTLDAAGTELFEALRAWRAEQAKEQGVPAYVVFPDATLYGIVEVRPSSIEGLGQVSGVGLKKLERYGQDVLEVIEAHSG, from the coding sequence ATGACCTCCTCCGCCACGACCTCGCCGCTCGATGTCCTCCACGATGTCTTCGGCTATGAGGAGTTCCGGGGGCAGCAGGGCGCCATCGTCGACCAGGTCGTCGGCGGCGGGGATGCTGTCGTGCTTATGCCCACCGGCGGCGGCAAATCCCTGTGCTATCAGATCCCCGCCCTGGTCAGGCCCGGTACGGGAATTGTCATCTCCCCTCTCATCGCGCTCATGGCCGATCAGGTCGCAGCCTTGGAGAACCTCGGCGTGCGTGCTGCGTACCTCAATTCCTCCCTCGATTTCGAGGAGGCGGACCGGGTCGAGCAACAGCTGCTCGACGGTGAGCTCGACCTTCTCTACCTCGCGCCCGAACGCCTCGTGCTGTCGCGGACGATGCAGCTGCTGCAGCGGGCGCCGATCTCCCTGTTCGCGATCGACGAAGCCCATTGCGTGTCCCAGTGGGGTCATGACTTCCGCAGCGACTACCTCGGTCTCGGGGTGCTTGCCGAACGCTTCCCCGACGTCCCGCGCATCGCTCTGACCGCCACGGCGACCCCGGCGACTCATGCCGAACTCACCGAGCGCCTCCATCTGCAGGGCGCCGAGCATTTCGTGGCGAGCTTCGACCGTCCGAACATCACCTACCGGATCGAACCGAAGGCCTCCGCCCGCTCCCAGCTGCTCAGCTTCATCACCACCGAACATCCCGGGGACTCGGGCATCGTCTACTGCCTCTCCCGCCGCGGGGTCGATCAGCTCGCCGAGGCGCTGGCGGCCCGCGGAATCACCGCCCTGCCCTACCACGCAGGTCTGCCCGCCGAAGTGCGAACCGAGAATCAGGCCCGCTTCCTCCGCGAGGACGGCATCGTCATGGTCGCGACGATCGCCTTCGGCATGGGCATCGACAAACCCGATGTCCGCTTCGTCGCCCATCTCGACCTGCCCAGGTCGGTCGAAGGCTACTACCAGGAGACCGGTCGCGCGGGTCGTGATGGACTGCCCGCGGACGCGTGGATGGTCTACGGCCTCGGCGATGTCGTCTCGCAGCGTCGCCTCATCGAATCCGGTGAGGGCGACCAGGCCCACAAGCGGCGGTCGATGAGCCATCTCGACTCGATGCTCGCCCTGTGCGAGACCGTCGACTGCCGACGCGTCCAACTGCTGCGCTACTTCGATGAGGAGTCGGGTCCGTGCGGCAACTGCGACACGTGCCTGACTCCCCCGACCACCTGGGATGCCACGGTGGCCGTGCAGAAGCTGCTGTCGACGGTCATCCGCCTCGACCGGGAACGCGGTCAGCGTTTCGGCGCCGGCCAGGTCATCGACGTGCTGCGCGGCAACGACAATGACCGTTCCCGCGCCTCCGACCATGCCAGCCTGAGCGTATGGGGCGTCGGCGAGGACCTCTCCGAGAGCCAGTGGAAGACCGTCATCCGACAGAGCCTCGCCCGCGGACTGCTCGAATCGCACGGTGACTACGGGGTCCTCGTCCTCGGTCCCGCCGCGGACCCTGTGCTCCGCGGAGAGACGACGGTGTCGATGCGCGTCGATTCCGTGAAGAAGTCCGGGTCGAAGAAGGCTCGCCGAGGTGGCGCCGAGGTTACGCTCGACGCGGCAGGCACCGAGCTGTTCGAGGCGCTGCGGGCCTGGCGGGCCGAACAGGCCAAGGAACAGGGAGTGCCCGCCTATGTCGTGTTCCCCGATGCCACGCTCTACGGCATCGTCGAGGTCAGACCGTCGTCGATCGAAGGGCTCGGCCAGGTCAGCGGTGTCGGGCTGAAGAAGCTCGAGCGCTACGGCCAGGACGTGCTCGAGGTCATCGAGGCGCACTCGGGCTGA
- a CDS encoding MaoC family dehydratase codes for MRTINGIDEIESLIGQELGTSEWTTMDQDAINTFADVTDDHQWIHVDEARAAEGPYGATIVHGFFTLALVPKFSSEIFTIEGVSIRVNYGLNKVRFLQPVVVGSRLRGRVEVKEVTRGDKGTQVVLAHTIEIEGQERPACIAEVVTLLVE; via the coding sequence ATGCGCACCATCAACGGCATCGACGAGATCGAATCGCTCATCGGTCAGGAGCTCGGCACGTCCGAGTGGACGACGATGGACCAGGACGCCATCAACACCTTCGCCGACGTCACCGACGATCACCAGTGGATCCACGTCGACGAGGCCCGCGCGGCCGAGGGCCCCTACGGCGCGACGATCGTCCACGGATTCTTCACCCTCGCTCTCGTCCCGAAGTTCTCGTCCGAGATCTTCACGATCGAAGGCGTGTCAATCCGCGTGAACTACGGGCTGAACAAGGTCCGCTTCCTCCAGCCCGTCGTCGTCGGCTCACGCCTGCGCGGTCGGGTCGAGGTCAAGGAAGTCACTCGCGGCGACAAGGGCACGCAGGTCGTCCTAGCCCACACGATCGAGATCGAGGGCCAGGAGCGCCCCGCCTGCATCGCCGAGGTGGTCACCCTCCTCGTCGAGTGA
- a CDS encoding DUF1990 family protein, with protein MAEPEHDRPVTLTDPLSPRWLERPDGYRHFESAYFVGRGKEAFDRCAEEVLHWEVKTRSGFEIALAAGDGDDGRRPPRVDPGQEPTIRVRLGPFRLPEPSRVIEVVETEDRRGFTYGTKPGHPITGEESFILEHRPDDRVFLVLRSVSRAGFGIWRLGEPFVRLAQVIYRRRYGRALRR; from the coding sequence ATGGCCGAACCCGAGCACGACCGTCCCGTGACGCTCACCGATCCCCTCTCGCCGAGGTGGCTGGAGCGTCCCGACGGCTACCGGCACTTCGAATCCGCGTACTTCGTCGGACGCGGGAAGGAGGCCTTCGACCGCTGCGCCGAGGAGGTCCTCCATTGGGAGGTCAAGACCCGCAGCGGCTTCGAGATCGCGCTCGCCGCGGGTGATGGGGATGACGGACGGAGGCCACCCAGAGTCGATCCGGGGCAGGAGCCGACGATCCGAGTCCGGCTCGGACCCTTCCGGCTGCCCGAACCCTCCCGCGTCATCGAGGTCGTCGAGACCGAGGACCGCCGCGGCTTCACCTACGGGACGAAACCCGGCCACCCGATCACGGGCGAGGAGTCCTTCATCCTCGAGCACCGACCAGACGATCGGGTCTTCCTCGTGCTGCGGTCGGTCTCACGTGCGGGTTTCGGGATCTGGCGCCTCGGCGAACCCTTCGTCCGACTCGCTCAGGTGATCTACCGACGTCGCTACGGACGCGCACTGCGTCGATGA
- a CDS encoding M15 family metallopeptidase, producing the protein MSESSSNAEAPMRRRDLHRRRSSFLFARGRTANRGGATPIGPATKPSPGSERDISSPATHLSPRRAAMAAEARAEAPSPRRAAMAREAAEARSSSAFGSLGTAGSRKVRAGDAGARGSDGVLLKSVRKQRLRTVSTLAAVSVAGAATAATVLINNLGGGAEVKTDPTAAGESAAISPEKVDAQVDDSKGKSSIEIGAPSAKQKNVEAASRAIKKSALPGCDEKQDFDKSVGNGELPDEWLCDLGKEDHQLRADAAVSFAKMNAAYKKDTGKEFEITDSYRDLDGQLSVAGRKPGLAAKPGTSLHGWGIALDLGGGVASKTGAWGWLVEHGDEYGWENPDWAKSSKYEPWHWEYTPARKTIKGN; encoded by the coding sequence ATGTCAGAGTCATCCTCGAACGCGGAAGCACCAATGCGTCGACGGGATCTGCACAGGCGACGGTCCTCGTTCCTGTTCGCACGAGGACGCACCGCGAACCGCGGCGGCGCGACGCCGATCGGGCCCGCGACAAAGCCCTCCCCTGGTTCCGAGCGCGACATCTCTTCTCCCGCCACGCATCTCTCCCCACGCCGGGCCGCAATGGCCGCTGAGGCTCGCGCGGAGGCACCCTCGCCGCGACGGGCCGCCATGGCCCGGGAGGCCGCCGAGGCGCGGTCGTCCTCGGCTTTCGGATCGCTCGGCACTGCCGGCTCCCGCAAGGTCCGCGCCGGTGATGCCGGAGCCCGCGGATCCGACGGCGTCCTCCTCAAGTCCGTGCGCAAGCAGAGACTGCGCACGGTTTCGACACTGGCCGCAGTCTCCGTGGCCGGGGCCGCAACTGCGGCAACGGTACTCATCAACAACCTCGGCGGTGGAGCCGAGGTCAAGACCGACCCCACGGCCGCCGGCGAATCTGCGGCCATCAGCCCGGAGAAGGTCGACGCTCAGGTCGACGATTCGAAGGGCAAGTCCTCGATCGAGATCGGCGCGCCGAGCGCGAAGCAGAAGAACGTCGAGGCGGCCAGCCGCGCGATCAAGAAGAGCGCGCTGCCCGGCTGCGACGAGAAGCAGGACTTCGACAAGTCCGTCGGCAACGGCGAACTGCCCGACGAATGGCTCTGCGATCTGGGCAAAGAGGACCACCAGCTCCGCGCGGACGCTGCGGTCTCCTTCGCGAAGATGAACGCCGCCTACAAGAAGGACACGGGCAAGGAGTTCGAGATCACCGACTCCTACCGTGACCTGGACGGTCAGCTCTCCGTCGCCGGCCGCAAACCAGGACTGGCCGCCAAGCCGGGAACCTCGCTGCACGGCTGGGGCATCGCTCTCGACCTCGGCGGCGGAGTCGCCTCGAAGACCGGAGCCTGGGGCTGGCTGGTCGAGCACGGTGACGAATACGGGTGGGAGAATCCCGACTGGGCGAAGTCGTCCAAGTACGAACCGTGGCACTGGGAGTACACGCCCGCCCGGAAAACGATCAAGGGCAACTGA
- a CDS encoding HdeD family acid-resistance protein, which produces MSTEEPRTESTPQRSEASPEAVAAAKRFGAPMIVRGILGVVFGIVTVFWPRDATNPAQLRLPTDVVDHLAIAYLILFALVLVFEAVRAPLTMRTAIYGQAVITVPAIVFLFLADQPAELRAALSIWALLHGALEFWSYRQLRSQPMASDFLIAAGVHVLLGVILIFGDGMEALSILGFTGAATLIVGVIFIIGGYSRLSKARQLARRTDRSDLADNSEQADRPEQIDTPAEAAAPTPAADDSEAADTPVAPAGPSSDPTEIDPSDDETPDETATKNEP; this is translated from the coding sequence ATGAGTACCGAAGAACCGCGCACCGAATCCACGCCCCAGCGTTCCGAGGCCTCCCCCGAGGCCGTCGCCGCGGCGAAGCGGTTCGGCGCCCCGATGATCGTCCGCGGCATCCTCGGTGTCGTCTTCGGCATCGTCACCGTCTTCTGGCCCCGCGATGCCACGAATCCCGCGCAGCTGAGACTGCCGACCGACGTCGTCGACCACCTCGCCATCGCCTATCTCATCCTTTTCGCCCTGGTCCTCGTGTTCGAAGCCGTCCGCGCACCGCTGACCATGCGCACCGCGATCTACGGGCAGGCCGTCATCACCGTTCCGGCCATCGTCTTCCTCTTCCTCGCCGACCAGCCCGCCGAGCTGCGCGCGGCCCTGAGCATCTGGGCCCTCCTCCACGGGGCGCTCGAGTTCTGGAGCTACCGACAGCTGCGCAGCCAGCCGATGGCCTCGGACTTCCTCATCGCCGCCGGGGTCCATGTGCTGCTCGGCGTCATCCTCATCTTCGGCGACGGCATGGAGGCCCTGTCGATCCTCGGCTTCACCGGCGCGGCCACCCTCATCGTCGGCGTGATCTTCATCATCGGCGGGTACTCCCGCCTGAGCAAAGCCCGTCAGCTCGCCCGCCGGACAGACCGTTCCGATCTGGCCGACAACTCTGAACAGGCCGACCGTCCTGAACAGATCGACACCCCCGCCGAGGCGGCCGCACCCACCCCCGCCGCCGACGACTCCGAGGCCGCCGACACCCCGGTCGCCCCTGCAGGGCCGTCTTCCGACCCCACTGAAATCGATCCCTCCGACGACGAGACTCCCGACGAGACCGCCACGAAGAATGAGCCCTGA
- the otsB gene encoding trehalose-phosphatase yields MSTVEHESATESRLATIAASVRSSELLGDLAEASRALDPILFRRLFELSRAPSLLVATDYDGTIAPIVDVPSQAFPLESSADSLRALALLPTTSAGVISGRSLRDLAAMSRLPREVHLFGSHGGETDTFTVDSLDEEQRASLADFRADLTRSLPREVIEHKTTGAAVHLRGLAEAERDRIESAVETLAAAHPIHPTRGKQVIDLSVVPSSKADALTRLRERTGAESVVFIGDDTADEFALETLGDTDLGLKVGDGPETTHADFRLRSPDEVSVVLGALFELRKSWLFGRRATPIQRHSLLGNGQSTALVDPAGSICWMPHPLPHSASMFSEILGTEAAGFFAVAPASGAAPMTQRYLGNSTLLETRWAGLSCVDYLAPVDGHSDDTIVVRVLTGDAPTRVRFSPRLDYATVPTRMVRSADGVSVLGTSEPIELHAPGLDFELIETGDSHTAEATVVPSQQPGGRVVLVLACGTGTGDAGYMATGGEHHVRDRALNFWTNWVESLHLPGHHREEVIRSAITLRALCHEPTGGVLAAPTTSLPEGIGGVRNWDYRYTWLRDGSMTVRALLALGSTGEAEGFLSWLARILARTVSPEQLHPLYAVDGSALTTEAVLADLPGYAGSRPVRVGNAAEHQVQLDVFGPVTELLDELSGHLGELPDDYWTLTCQMVEAVGKRWFEAEHGIWEARRPPKHNVYTRVMCWVTVDRALRIAERFDREPPGAWRQLREEIAQDVLTHGYDEEVGAFTVAYGEKDLDSAALFVGLSGLVDADDPRFVATVDAVERELRVGPTVFRYRYDDGLPGLEGGFHICTTWLIEAFIKVGRIDDAWDLFRQVDNLLGPTGLLSEEYDPVAETHLGNHPQAYSHLGYIRVAQLLDDYRPG; encoded by the coding sequence ATGAGCACTGTCGAGCACGAGAGCGCAACCGAATCCCGACTGGCCACCATCGCCGCCTCAGTGAGGTCGTCTGAACTCCTCGGCGACCTCGCCGAGGCCAGCCGTGCCCTCGACCCCATCCTGTTCCGGCGGCTCTTCGAACTCTCCCGCGCACCATCCCTCCTCGTCGCCACTGACTACGACGGCACGATCGCCCCGATCGTCGACGTCCCCAGCCAGGCGTTCCCACTGGAGAGCTCGGCCGATTCACTGCGCGCGCTCGCCCTCCTGCCGACCACCTCGGCGGGGGTGATCTCCGGTCGGAGCCTCCGCGACCTCGCGGCCATGTCGCGCCTGCCCCGGGAGGTCCACCTCTTCGGATCGCACGGAGGGGAGACGGACACGTTCACCGTCGACAGCCTCGACGAAGAGCAGCGGGCGAGCTTGGCCGACTTCCGCGCCGACCTCACCCGCTCCCTGCCCCGCGAGGTCATCGAACACAAGACGACCGGGGCCGCGGTCCATCTGCGCGGCCTCGCCGAGGCGGAGCGGGACCGCATCGAATCCGCGGTCGAGACGCTCGCTGCCGCCCATCCGATCCACCCGACCCGCGGCAAGCAGGTCATCGACCTGTCCGTGGTGCCCTCGTCGAAGGCCGATGCGCTGACGCGGCTGCGGGAGCGCACCGGGGCCGAATCCGTGGTGTTCATCGGCGACGACACCGCCGATGAGTTCGCCCTCGAGACCCTCGGAGACACCGACCTCGGACTCAAGGTCGGCGACGGCCCCGAGACCACGCATGCCGACTTCCGGCTGCGCTCGCCTGATGAGGTATCCGTCGTCCTCGGTGCCCTGTTCGAGCTGCGCAAATCCTGGCTCTTCGGCCGCCGCGCCACCCCGATTCAGCGACACAGCCTGCTCGGCAACGGGCAGTCGACCGCGCTCGTCGACCCGGCAGGCAGCATCTGCTGGATGCCGCACCCGCTGCCGCACTCGGCTTCGATGTTCTCCGAGATCCTCGGCACCGAGGCGGCCGGCTTCTTCGCCGTCGCACCCGCCTCGGGGGCGGCCCCGATGACGCAGCGCTACCTCGGGAACTCGACCCTGCTCGAGACCCGGTGGGCGGGGCTGAGCTGTGTCGACTACCTCGCCCCTGTCGACGGGCACAGCGATGACACGATCGTCGTGCGAGTCCTCACCGGCGATGCCCCCACCCGGGTCCGCTTCTCCCCACGCCTCGACTACGCGACCGTGCCCACCCGCATGGTCCGCAGCGCCGACGGGGTGTCCGTGCTCGGGACCTCGGAACCGATCGAGCTCCACGCCCCGGGTCTGGACTTCGAACTCATCGAGACCGGCGACTCCCACACCGCCGAGGCGACCGTCGTACCCTCGCAGCAGCCAGGCGGCCGGGTCGTGCTCGTGCTCGCATGCGGCACGGGCACCGGGGATGCCGGCTATATGGCCACCGGCGGGGAGCACCATGTGCGCGACCGTGCCCTGAACTTCTGGACGAACTGGGTCGAGTCACTTCACCTGCCCGGCCACCACCGCGAAGAGGTCATCCGCTCCGCGATCACCCTGCGCGCCCTATGCCACGAACCCACCGGCGGAGTCCTCGCCGCCCCCACGACCTCCCTGCCCGAGGGCATCGGCGGCGTGCGCAACTGGGACTACCGGTACACGTGGCTGCGCGACGGGTCGATGACCGTGCGCGCCCTGCTCGCGCTCGGCTCGACCGGAGAGGCCGAGGGGTTCCTGTCCTGGCTGGCCAGGATCCTCGCCCGCACGGTCTCACCCGAACAACTCCACCCCCTCTACGCCGTCGACGGTTCGGCACTGACCACCGAGGCGGTCCTCGCGGACCTGCCCGGATACGCCGGATCCCGTCCGGTGCGAGTCGGCAACGCCGCGGAGCACCAGGTCCAGTTGGACGTGTTCGGCCCGGTCACGGAGCTGCTCGACGAACTCAGCGGCCACCTCGGCGAGCTTCCCGATGATTATTGGACGCTGACGTGTCAGATGGTCGAGGCGGTCGGCAAGAGGTGGTTCGAGGCCGAACACGGGATCTGGGAGGCCAGGCGACCGCCGAAGCACAATGTGTACACGCGGGTGATGTGCTGGGTGACGGTGGATCGGGCGCTGCGGATCGCCGAGCGGTTCGATCGGGAGCCGCCCGGGGCGTGGCGGCAGCTGCGCGAGGAGATCGCCCAGGACGTCCTCACGCACGGCTACGACGAGGAGGTGGGAGCCTTCACCGTCGCCTATGGGGAGAAGGATCTCGACTCGGCGGCACTGTTCGTCGGGCTCTCGGGGCTCGTCGACGCCGACGACCCGCGGTTCGTGGCCACCGTCGATGCGGTCGAGCGGGAGCTGCGGGTCGGTCCCACGGTCTTCCGGTACCGCTACGACGACGGACTGCCCGGGCTTGAGGGCGGATTCCACATCTGCACGACCTGGCTCATCGAAGCCTTCATCAAGGTCGGGCGCATCGACGACGCGTGGGACCTGTTCCGGCAGGTCGACAACCTGCTCGGGCCCACCGGCCTGCTGTCGGAGGAGTACGACCCGGTCGCCGAGACGCACCTGGGCAACCACCCGCAGGCGTACTCGCACCTCGGTTACATCCGCGTCGCCCAGCTCCTCGACGATTACCGTCCGGGCTGA
- a CDS encoding serine hydrolase domain-containing protein, with product MHTTDAPSTSTTTAGPPRRRMTAFAAAAIAAALLAVITPWPRGFQGTPTGDAALMSALEGALGSKHWQHVAAARIDGDEVTFAGTGADEHTEFEIGSITKTFTAALFADAIDRGEIDADTTLGEVWPQLDGKVAEVTLESIAMQRSGLPSQEPAPSFADGVGTLLSNYLRTDPYRGDAADIVASLEAVEVGKAEPEYSNYGFAVLGQAIAEVTGKDYADLVAERLTEPLGMKETSVPGSADGLSHGYTASGLPAGPWTMGGSAPAGAIRSTTHDMAIWLRAVRDGSAPGAEATEPRKDFDDSDRIGWAWFTTENRSPNLTWHNGGTGGYRSFLAFNAESGHGIVVLNDSANDVDAAASIISTKGA from the coding sequence ATGCACACCACCGACGCACCGAGCACTTCCACGACAACCGCGGGGCCGCCTCGGCGCAGGATGACCGCCTTTGCTGCGGCAGCGATCGCGGCCGCGCTGCTCGCCGTGATCACCCCGTGGCCGCGCGGATTCCAGGGGACACCCACCGGTGACGCCGCGCTCATGTCCGCACTCGAAGGGGCGCTGGGCAGCAAGCACTGGCAGCACGTGGCCGCGGCCCGCATCGACGGCGACGAGGTCACCTTCGCCGGCACCGGAGCCGACGAGCACACCGAATTCGAGATCGGCTCGATCACGAAGACCTTCACCGCCGCCCTCTTCGCCGATGCGATCGACCGCGGCGAGATCGATGCGGACACCACCCTCGGCGAGGTGTGGCCGCAGCTCGATGGGAAGGTCGCCGAGGTGACGCTCGAGTCCATCGCCATGCAGCGTTCGGGGCTGCCCTCCCAGGAGCCCGCGCCGAGCTTCGCCGACGGCGTCGGGACCCTGCTGTCGAACTACCTCCGCACGGACCCTTATCGCGGGGACGCAGCGGACATCGTGGCGAGTCTCGAAGCGGTCGAGGTCGGCAAGGCCGAGCCCGAGTACTCGAACTACGGCTTCGCCGTCCTCGGGCAGGCCATCGCCGAGGTGACCGGGAAGGACTATGCCGACCTCGTCGCCGAACGCCTCACCGAACCGCTGGGGATGAAGGAGACGTCCGTCCCGGGCTCCGCCGACGGGCTGTCCCACGGGTACACGGCCTCGGGGCTGCCCGCCGGGCCGTGGACGATGGGCGGTTCCGCACCTGCCGGGGCGATCCGTTCGACCACACACGATATGGCGATCTGGCTGCGCGCAGTGCGCGATGGCAGTGCCCCCGGCGCCGAGGCGACCGAACCGAGGAAGGACTTCGACGATTCCGACCGCATCGGCTGGGCCTGGTTCACGACGGAGAACCGAAGCCCGAACCTCACTTGGCATAACGGAGGAACAGGAGGGTATCGATCCTTCCTCGCCTTCAACGCCGAGTCAGGGCACGGCATCGTCGTGCTGAACGATTCCGCGAACGATGTCGATGCCGCGGCATCGATCATCTCAACGAAGGGAGCCTGA
- a CDS encoding MFS transporter, producing MPDEMMSTNGWGSAPRAASGWGLAASAYVFAVVMMGTTLPTPLYPQYEVEFGFGNAQTTVLFAIYAAGVIASLVLFGRFSEAIGRRPLLAAGVVLSVASAVLFMIGSSLGLLYTGRVLSGLAAGIFTATGTVTVLENAPSGRHRLAASLATAANMGGLGLGILMAGLLARFAPGPLFTPFLVNAITLVIAGFALIIVRDRVQPNPAALRLQLPGIPAESRRIFLAACPGAIAGFTLCGLYSAIAPNFMGQTLHVTSPAVTGTVVFLLFGASATAQLIFRDLADRTLIVLGSTTMIISMAALVIALETGSLSLLIVSSLLAGMGQGLVFMTGMRAITTATQPERRTEATTSYFIVAYLAMSLPAVGAGLLASGIGLAGSTTVFAAAVACVCVVGLLASGRFAAK from the coding sequence GTGCCCGATGAAATGATGTCGACGAACGGGTGGGGCTCGGCCCCGCGCGCCGCGTCCGGGTGGGGGCTGGCCGCCTCGGCGTATGTCTTCGCCGTCGTCATGATGGGCACGACCCTGCCCACTCCGCTCTACCCGCAGTACGAGGTCGAATTCGGCTTCGGCAACGCGCAGACGACCGTGCTCTTCGCAATCTATGCGGCCGGGGTCATCGCCTCCCTCGTCCTCTTCGGACGCTTCTCCGAGGCCATCGGCCGGCGTCCTCTGCTCGCGGCCGGGGTGGTCCTGTCGGTCGCCTCGGCGGTGCTGTTCATGATCGGCAGCAGCCTGGGCCTCCTCTACACGGGCCGAGTCCTCTCGGGACTGGCCGCGGGAATCTTCACGGCCACGGGCACGGTCACGGTGCTCGAGAACGCCCCGTCCGGGCGTCACCGACTCGCAGCGTCGCTGGCCACGGCGGCGAACATGGGCGGTCTCGGGCTCGGGATCCTCATGGCGGGGCTGCTCGCGCGCTTCGCTCCCGGCCCCCTGTTCACTCCGTTCCTCGTCAATGCGATCACCCTCGTCATCGCCGGGTTCGCGCTCATCATCGTCCGCGACCGGGTCCAGCCGAATCCGGCGGCCCTGCGCCTGCAGCTGCCCGGCATCCCCGCGGAGTCCAGGCGCATCTTCCTCGCCGCGTGTCCCGGTGCGATCGCGGGTTTCACGCTGTGCGGACTGTACTCGGCGATCGCCCCGAACTTCATGGGCCAGACACTGCACGTCACCTCACCTGCGGTGACCGGCACGGTTGTCTTCCTCCTCTTCGGCGCCTCGGCGACGGCTCAGCTCATCTTCCGCGACCTCGCCGACCGCACACTCATCGTGCTCGGATCGACGACGATGATCATCAGCATGGCCGCACTCGTCATCGCCCTCGAAACCGGTTCGCTCAGCCTGCTCATCGTCTCCTCGCTGCTGGCCGGAATGGGCCAGGGGCTCGTGTTCATGACGGGCATGCGGGCGATCACGACAGCAACCCAACCCGAACGACGCACCGAGGCGACCACCTCGTATTTCATCGTCGCCTACCTCGCAATGTCGCTGCCGGCCGTCGGCGCCGGTCTGCTCGCCTCGGGGATCGGTCTGGCGGGATCGACGACGGTCTTCGCCGCGGCCGTGGCCTGCGTGTGCGTGGTCGGCCTGCTGGCCTCCGGACGGTTCGCTGCGAAGTGA
- a CDS encoding Rieske (2Fe-2S) protein — protein MIRTVGVAGTAAVIGTSVAATSACSSDDGGSQDQGSTPAQDATVAASDVPVGSGTVIDDAYVVTQPKKGEFFAFTSVCTHQGCQVKQVTAEAIICPCHASEFSASTGEVISGPAEEPLQSYEVSEKDGTLTVKGG, from the coding sequence GTGATCCGCACGGTGGGCGTGGCCGGGACTGCGGCGGTCATCGGCACTTCGGTGGCGGCCACCTCGGCGTGCTCATCGGATGACGGCGGATCGCAGGACCAGGGATCGACGCCGGCCCAGGATGCGACCGTGGCCGCCTCCGACGTCCCGGTCGGATCGGGCACGGTCATCGATGACGCCTATGTCGTGACCCAGCCGAAGAAGGGCGAGTTCTTCGCCTTCACCTCGGTGTGCACGCACCAGGGATGCCAGGTCAAGCAGGTCACCGCCGAGGCCATCATCTGTCCCTGCCATGCCTCGGAGTTCTCGGCCTCGACCGGCGAAGTGATCAGCGGGCCGGCGGAGGAGCCGCTGCAGAGCTACGAGGTCTCCGAGAAGGACGGCACCCTCACCGTCAAGGGTGGCTGA
- a CDS encoding ArsR/SmtB family transcription factor: MESTSSPEQRDHDDSHVDVSDRLSALERRVAELEADATSAPKAEDASAVADHALDGGTTGAGLPGDADTFWALHGLVDHLGDGVTYTGHTTPPGSEGPVSWQVGMSSEGLAQIDFAEAAGPLAALGHPVRLQLLQSIYEGTTTVAELGKDERFGTTGQIYHHVHALASAGWLENARRGHWRVPAQRIIPLLTLVLIGTH; the protein is encoded by the coding sequence ATGGAATCGACATCGTCACCCGAGCAACGCGACCACGACGACAGCCACGTCGACGTCAGCGACCGCCTGTCCGCACTCGAACGTCGGGTCGCCGAGCTCGAAGCCGACGCGACCAGCGCACCCAAGGCCGAGGACGCTTCGGCCGTTGCCGACCATGCGCTTGACGGCGGCACGACCGGCGCCGGTCTCCCCGGCGATGCGGACACGTTCTGGGCTCTGCACGGACTGGTCGACCACCTCGGCGACGGGGTGACCTACACCGGGCACACGACTCCGCCGGGATCCGAGGGTCCCGTCTCGTGGCAGGTGGGGATGTCGAGTGAGGGGTTGGCTCAGATCGACTTCGCCGAGGCGGCCGGCCCCCTGGCCGCGCTCGGGCACCCCGTCCGTCTGCAGCTGCTCCAGTCGATCTACGAGGGCACGACCACCGTGGCCGAGCTCGGGAAGGACGAACGCTTCGGCACGACCGGGCAGATCTATCACCATGTCCATGCTTTGGCCTCGGCCGGTTGGCTCGAGAACGCCCGCCGAGGACACTGGCGGGTGCCGGCCCAGCGGATCATCCCGCTACTCACGCTCGTGCTCATCGGCACGCACTGA